A region from the Diadema setosum chromosome 17, eeDiaSeto1, whole genome shotgun sequence genome encodes:
- the LOC140240795 gene encoding uncharacterized protein, whose amino-acid sequence MAVTGTSGENHFATGQELPADCAADSGCRVKSFVFLDLETTHLHSSDQPTIMEISLIAVHRLALVHPDVLTSVQHAWKDDGTLDISKIRMPRVADKLTLCLDPRKHTSPMSFALTKLDNLNLIESKKMPFDDGVISMLKLFLARQEAPVGLVAHNGNGFDFPLLKTELARLTLEQPLDDILCIDSLDAFRSDFVTNPVTLGLRDNACTPSSSLKRKAIFSEEMDSVIPDKREMRQTDTAENCNLQKCNHDDSAALSNVSRDDQNSMKHGVDVSTAHSEYDNSNTVQQKMDSGIEISSKLEMGESLVLHESDGREAPSTTSKPIAAPHRRVSSLPTSSSSLLPQPDVSTNSSSGPSTCAPAAASMTLPCSSFTPPSEGAILTRSIPQQNSMDAASHGLLSSTSTSMPTDSSQCLVTSSTPDSESRRSPPPPPVKSKNMHPISHSQEGKAARVSFSLVNIFKRTFGMPPPNSHAAEDDIIALMQIILPRAEEFAAWADEKATEFKNVGLYYKPLNPRRKLEF is encoded by the coding sequence ATGGCTGTGACAGGTACCTCTGGAGAGAATCATTTTGCCACGGGCCAAGAGTTGCCTGCTGACTGTGCCGCAGACTCTGGGTGTAGAGTCAAGAGCTTTGTGTTCCTGGACCTCGAAACCACCCACCTCCATAGTTCGGATCAGCCTACCATCATGGAAATCAGCCTGATAGCAGTGCATCGGCTGGCACTTGTCCACCCGGATGTGCTGACGTCGGTTCAGCATGCCTGGAAGGATGATGGCACCTTGGACATCTCAAAGATCAGGATGCCGCGAGTGGCCGACAAGTTGACCCTCTGCTTGGATCCTCGCAAGCACACTAGCCCGATGTCCTTCGCACTCACAAAGCTGGACAATCTGAACTTGATCGAGAGCAAGAAGATGCCCTTCGATGATGGTGTAATCTCGATGCTGAAGCTTTTCCTGGCAAGGCAGGAAGCGCCCGTGGGTCTAGTGGCCCACAACGGCAACGGGTTCGACTTTCCCCTGCTCAAGACAGAATTGGCAAGGCTCACTCTTGAACAGCCCCTGGATGATATCTTGTGCATTGACTCCCTGGATGCTTTTCGCTCAGACTTTGTCACAAATCCTGTTACATTGGGTTTGAGAGACAATGCATGTACACCTTCCTCCTCCCTCAAGAGGAAGGCAATCTTCAGTGAAGAAATGGATTCTGTTATACCCGACAAAAGGGAGATGCGTCAAACTGACACAGCTGAAAACTGTAACCTTCAGAAATGTAATCATGATGATTCTGCTGCTCTTTCTAATGTATCAAGAGATGACCAAAATTCAATGAAACATGGAGTAGATGTTAGCACTGCTCATTCGGAGTATGATAATTCAAACACAGTTCAGCAAAAAATGGATAGTGGTATTGAGATTTCTTCGAAACTTGAAATGGGAGAATCGCTTGTGCTGCACGAGTCGGATGGAAGGGAAGCCCCTTCTACCACCTCAAAACCAATCGCAGCCCCACATCGCCGTGTGTCGAGTCTGCCCACGTCGTCTTCCTCGTTGTTACCCCAACCTGATGTTTCTACCAATTCCTCATCTGGCCCCTCCACTTGCGCACCAGCAGCAGCTTCAATGACGCTGCCATGTTCATCATTTACCCCGCCCTCTGAGGGTGCTATCCTAACCAGAAGCATACCTCAGCAAAATTCCATGGATGCGGCATCGCATGGTCTGCTCTCCTCAACCAGCACATCCATGCCAACAGATTCAAGCCAATGCTTAGTAACATCATCTACACCTGACTCAGAGTCTAGGCGTtcacctcctcctcccccaGTTAAATCCAAAAACATGCACCCAATTTCTCACTCACAGGAAGGCAAGGCAGCAAGGGTTTCTTTCTCCTTAGTCAACATCTTCAAGAGGACTTTTGGGATGCCACCTCCGAATTCTCACGCTGCTGAGGATGACATCATTGCTCTCATGCAAATCATCTTGCCCAGAGCAGAAGAGTTTGCTGCTTGGGCAGATGAAAAGGCAACAGAGTTCAAGAATGTCGGACTGTACTACAAGCCACTGAATCCAAGACGCAAGCTAGAATTCTGA